Proteins from one Salinispora arenicola genomic window:
- a CDS encoding FtsK/SpoIIIE domain-containing protein — protein sequence MADRRAQLAARVRQTLGEALGATRTRLATAQTELATERIRLDRIRRAAGAVPARVGAERDRRLAEIDERHAARIAALSRRAADAARREAPGAATALWPQWRPTPVRRAEPPGALRIGTLAVPGGEPVPMLVPLLDAGHVELTGVDRAAGEAVVAALLLRAVGRAGPGAVRLTGYDPEHLGGGLAGFAPLGTAGLLTFVGPGGLGRLLDDLVEQIHRINSTVLAGEYRSLRELAASSGRRPEPWRVAVLLGGEEPSRHERGQLDRVVRTGAACGVHLVVRGLALPDDPTVTRIDIESGQAGLAGFPPVDLDPAPPAALVTETCRTVATRVNAGPAPTPFTDLLPPPAKMWQEDSATGLIAPVGEGPDGQPVEVTLGDYPPHALIGGPSGTGKTNLIFAWIGALAARYSPAELEFYLLDFKEGVSFARFAQGRRDPSWLPHMRLVGINVNTDREFGLALLRFLAEELRRRADAAKKHEVTKLAELRAVDPAGHWPRIVAVVDEFQMLLAGRDAVAREAADLLEDLARRGRSQGIHLVLASQDVRGIEALWGRPALVAQFTLRIALPKALRILAERNDAAQSLPRHHAVVNAESGLAEGNEVARIPSASDWETWSGLQHRLWRMRPPDAAPARLFDGDAIPRLSDAPDFQALSTPETGTVRAPTALLGEIIDVQARSATLRLPRAPGRNLAVLGTRVDEACAVLAAAARSLARQHRPGTARFSIACLDPDADSAARSLFADLAEDAAWYDEESVTELMAETAAGLDTAGVGDPHYLLLFAVDAAAGALATRVGGRTGLEQLRRVLHDGPERRTHVLAWWRGVARMRADLGGPAARTDQIGAWVALDTHGGELGTSLYPGTGGPDWYPRPWRGLFFDRAVHRTGQTIIPYGPQQ from the coding sequence ATGGCTGACCGGAGGGCGCAGCTCGCGGCTCGCGTCCGGCAGACGCTCGGTGAGGCCCTCGGCGCGACCCGGACCCGGCTGGCCACGGCGCAGACCGAGCTGGCCACCGAGCGGATCCGACTGGACCGCATCCGGCGGGCCGCCGGCGCGGTACCCGCGCGGGTCGGTGCGGAACGGGACCGACGCCTCGCCGAGATCGACGAACGGCACGCGGCCCGAATCGCCGCCCTCTCCCGCCGGGCAGCCGACGCGGCCCGACGGGAGGCGCCGGGGGCGGCTACTGCCCTGTGGCCGCAGTGGCGCCCCACCCCCGTCCGCCGGGCGGAGCCACCCGGCGCGCTGCGGATCGGAACGCTCGCCGTGCCAGGCGGGGAGCCGGTGCCCATGCTGGTGCCACTGCTCGACGCCGGCCACGTCGAGCTGACCGGCGTCGACCGGGCGGCGGGCGAGGCGGTGGTGGCCGCGCTGCTGCTACGCGCGGTGGGCCGGGCCGGGCCGGGCGCTGTCCGACTGACCGGCTACGACCCGGAGCACCTCGGCGGTGGCCTGGCCGGTTTCGCACCGCTGGGCACCGCCGGGTTGCTGACCTTCGTCGGCCCAGGCGGGCTGGGCCGCCTGCTCGACGACCTCGTCGAGCAGATCCACCGGATCAACTCCACCGTCTTGGCCGGTGAGTACAGATCCCTACGCGAGCTGGCTGCCTCCAGTGGTCGCCGGCCCGAGCCGTGGCGGGTGGCGGTGTTGCTGGGCGGAGAGGAGCCGTCCCGGCACGAGCGTGGCCAGCTCGACCGGGTGGTCCGCACCGGTGCGGCGTGTGGCGTACACCTGGTCGTGCGCGGCCTGGCGTTGCCCGACGATCCCACCGTGACCCGGATCGACATCGAATCGGGCCAGGCCGGGCTTGCCGGCTTCCCACCGGTCGACCTCGACCCAGCACCCCCGGCGGCCCTGGTCACCGAGACCTGCCGAACCGTCGCGACCCGGGTCAACGCCGGTCCGGCACCCACGCCCTTCACCGACCTGCTGCCGCCGCCGGCCAAGATGTGGCAGGAGGACTCGGCGACCGGCCTGATCGCGCCGGTTGGCGAGGGCCCGGACGGCCAGCCGGTCGAGGTCACCCTCGGCGACTACCCGCCGCACGCCCTGATCGGCGGTCCGTCCGGCACCGGCAAGACAAATCTGATCTTCGCGTGGATTGGTGCGCTCGCTGCCCGCTACTCCCCGGCCGAGCTGGAGTTCTACCTGCTGGACTTCAAGGAGGGCGTGTCCTTCGCACGGTTCGCCCAGGGTCGCCGCGACCCGAGTTGGCTGCCGCACATGCGGCTGGTCGGAATCAACGTCAACACCGACCGGGAGTTTGGTCTCGCGCTGCTTCGCTTCCTCGCCGAGGAGCTACGCCGGCGTGCCGACGCGGCGAAGAAGCACGAGGTCACGAAGCTCGCCGAGCTGCGTGCGGTGGATCCGGCCGGGCACTGGCCCCGGATCGTCGCGGTGGTCGACGAGTTCCAGATGCTGCTCGCCGGCCGGGACGCGGTCGCCCGAGAGGCCGCCGACCTGCTCGAGGACCTGGCCCGCCGGGGTCGCTCGCAGGGCATCCATCTGGTACTCGCCTCGCAGGACGTCCGGGGGATCGAGGCGCTGTGGGGGAGGCCTGCCCTGGTCGCCCAGTTCACCCTGCGAATCGCCCTGCCCAAGGCGCTACGGATCCTCGCCGAACGCAACGACGCGGCGCAGTCGCTACCCCGCCACCATGCCGTCGTCAACGCCGAATCGGGGTTGGCCGAGGGGAACGAGGTCGCGCGGATTCCGTCGGCGAGCGACTGGGAAACGTGGAGCGGGTTGCAGCACCGACTGTGGCGGATGCGCCCGCCGGATGCTGCCCCGGCCCGGTTGTTCGACGGTGACGCGATACCCCGGCTGTCCGACGCACCAGATTTCCAGGCACTGTCCACACCGGAAACCGGGACGGTGCGAGCGCCGACGGCGCTGCTCGGCGAAATCATCGACGTGCAGGCGCGCTCGGCGACGCTTCGGTTGCCCCGCGCGCCCGGGCGAAATCTCGCCGTGCTGGGCACCCGTGTGGACGAGGCGTGCGCCGTTCTCGCCGCTGCCGCCCGGTCACTCGCCCGGCAGCACCGCCCCGGAACCGCACGGTTCTCCATCGCCTGCCTGGATCCGGACGCCGACTCGGCCGCCCGGTCCCTCTTCGCCGATCTCGCCGAAGACGCCGCCTGGTACGACGAGGAAAGCGTCACCGAGTTGATGGCCGAGACCGCCGCCGGACTGGACACCGCCGGCGTCGGCGACCCGCACTACCTGTTGCTGTTCGCGGTCGACGCCGCGGCCGGCGCGCTCGCCACGCGGGTCGGCGGCCGAACCGGCCTCGAACAGCTACGTCGGGTCCTGCACGACGGGCCGGAGCGGCGCACGCACGTGCTGGCCTGGTGGCGGGGTGTCGCACGGATGCGCGCCGACCTGGGGGGGCCGGCGGCGCGTACCGACCAGATCGGGGCATGGGTGGCGCTCGACACGCACGGCGGAGAACTGGGCACCTCGCTCTACCCCGGCACGGGCGGCCCGGACTGGTACCCCCGCCCGTGGCGGGGCCTGTTCTTCGACCGGGCGGTGCACCGCACCGGGCAAACGATCATCCCTTACGGACCGCAGCAGTGA
- a CDS encoding DUF3140 domain-containing protein, giving the protein MVREQRLDPQVEQLWESFHERVNVPSEKLRQWLLTRGSGEETFGPDPDLGLPEPGRHILRVLTKRKVDLTQDDIETMRDTIDEIENLLAAKPPRGNADDQWRHALLDLGHDVLIER; this is encoded by the coding sequence ATGGTACGCGAGCAGCGGCTCGACCCGCAGGTGGAGCAGCTCTGGGAGAGCTTCCACGAGCGGGTCAACGTGCCGTCCGAAAAGCTGCGGCAGTGGCTGCTGACCCGGGGCTCCGGTGAGGAGACGTTCGGTCCCGATCCCGACCTCGGCCTACCCGAGCCAGGCCGGCACATCCTGCGTGTGCTCACCAAACGCAAGGTGGACCTGACCCAGGACGACATCGAGACGATGCGGGACACGATCGACGAGATCGAGAATCTGCTGGCCGCGAAGCCGCCGCGCGGCAACGCCGACGACCAGTGGCGGCACGCCCTGCTGGATCTGGGCCACGACGTCCTGATAGAACGGTGA
- a CDS encoding LysR family transcriptional regulator yields the protein MNLELRHLRVVCAIAETGSVTKAASTLGLAQPALTAQLQRIERALGGPLFERDRRGARPTPLGELVLARARVLLPAMKGLQDEAARLAGAGDAPRRYRFGGVNSPILGRIVHRLAAERPPAQIITYASWSADELAQLVASGRLDFTLSGVCGDSSPSGEFGLAWREVSIDPVHVLLPESHPLAGQEEVRLAELRHEQWVAAPGEGCFGDCFAAACARAGFTPRKVYEADVRGCLDLVDAGEAIALCQATFRPVAGQVTRRLAGIPLRWRLMLGWHPEAPAARVADRVLETALAAYTDALAAHPAYLAWLLRNPGFGARDSTVAEPVHGVRTA from the coding sequence ATGAACCTGGAGTTACGCCACCTCCGGGTGGTCTGCGCGATCGCCGAGACGGGCAGCGTGACCAAGGCGGCCTCGACGCTCGGCCTGGCCCAGCCGGCGCTCACCGCCCAGCTCCAGCGCATCGAACGCGCCCTCGGTGGCCCGCTGTTCGAGCGCGACCGGCGTGGTGCCCGGCCCACCCCGCTGGGCGAACTGGTACTCGCCCGCGCCCGGGTGCTGCTACCGGCGATGAAGGGCCTACAGGACGAGGCGGCCCGGCTCGCCGGGGCCGGGGACGCCCCACGCCGGTACCGATTCGGTGGGGTGAACAGCCCGATCCTCGGGCGGATAGTGCATCGGCTCGCCGCCGAACGGCCACCCGCGCAGATCATCACGTACGCGTCCTGGTCGGCCGACGAACTCGCCCAACTCGTGGCCAGCGGTCGGTTGGACTTCACGCTCAGCGGAGTCTGCGGCGACTCGAGCCCGTCGGGCGAGTTCGGGCTGGCCTGGCGGGAGGTGTCGATCGACCCGGTGCATGTGCTACTGCCGGAAAGCCATCCGCTGGCCGGCCAGGAAGAGGTGCGCCTGGCGGAACTGCGACACGAGCAGTGGGTGGCCGCACCGGGCGAGGGCTGCTTCGGCGACTGCTTCGCCGCCGCCTGCGCCCGCGCCGGCTTCACCCCCCGCAAGGTGTACGAGGCAGACGTACGCGGCTGTCTGGACCTGGTGGACGCGGGGGAGGCCATCGCGTTGTGCCAGGCCACCTTTCGTCCGGTCGCCGGCCAGGTGACCCGACGGTTGGCGGGGATACCGCTGCGGTGGCGGCTGATGCTCGGCTGGCATCCCGAGGCACCGGCCGCCCGAGTCGCCGACCGGGTGCTGGAGACGGCGCTGGCCGCCTACACCGACGCACTGGCGGCGCACCCGGCCTACCTGGCGTGGCTGCTACGCAACCCAGGTTTCGGGGCACGGGACAGCACGGTCGCCGAACCGGTCCACGGGGTGCGAACGGCGTGA
- a CDS encoding DUF5703 family protein, translated as MDYEYAPLRLPANVDRLTAAAQLAIQAEFSGWELARVRLFRDGTRQVMLRRRRVGQPQPGLSY; from the coding sequence ATGGACTACGAATACGCGCCGCTGCGGTTGCCAGCGAACGTCGACCGGCTGACCGCTGCGGCGCAGCTCGCTATCCAGGCGGAGTTCTCTGGTTGGGAGTTGGCCCGGGTCCGGCTGTTCCGGGACGGGACTCGGCAGGTGATGCTGCGCCGCCGCCGGGTCGGCCAGCCCCAGCCCGGCCTGTCCTACTAG
- a CDS encoding aldo/keto reductase, producing the protein MQQRPLGRSGLAVSRLALGTMTWGRDTDADDAAAQLRSYLDAGGNLIDTADVYGDGDAESVIGSLLGTLVPREELLIATKAGLRPGNGRRRDGSRGHLLRTLDASLRRLGTDHVDLFQVHGYDPDTPLEESLAALDHAVASGRVRYVGVSNFSGWQTARAAAWQAAWPGRSPVVAAQVEYSLLQRGIEREVLPACTALGLGVLPWSPLGRGVLTGKYRNGRPADSRAASPHFERFVATYLEPRCSSIVEAVATAAGGLGVSPLEVALAWIRDRPGVVAPILGARTVGQLLGALQVEQMTLPEEITTALNDVSAVPVGYPERDG; encoded by the coding sequence ATGCAACAGCGACCGCTCGGCCGAAGCGGGCTGGCGGTATCGCGGCTCGCGCTCGGCACCATGACCTGGGGCCGGGACACCGATGCCGACGACGCGGCGGCCCAGCTGAGGAGCTATCTCGACGCGGGCGGCAACCTGATCGACACCGCCGACGTCTACGGCGATGGTGACGCGGAGTCGGTCATCGGCTCGCTCCTCGGCACACTGGTCCCCCGCGAGGAACTGCTGATCGCGACCAAGGCGGGGCTGCGCCCGGGCAACGGCCGGCGCCGCGACGGCTCCCGCGGTCACCTGCTGCGCACCCTCGACGCCTCGCTGCGCCGGCTCGGCACCGACCACGTCGACCTGTTCCAGGTGCACGGGTACGACCCGGACACACCGCTGGAGGAGAGCCTCGCCGCCCTGGACCACGCGGTCGCCAGCGGGCGGGTCCGGTACGTCGGTGTCTCCAACTTCTCCGGCTGGCAGACCGCCCGCGCCGCGGCCTGGCAGGCGGCCTGGCCCGGCCGGTCGCCCGTGGTGGCCGCCCAGGTGGAGTACTCGCTGCTGCAACGCGGCATCGAGCGGGAGGTGCTACCGGCCTGCACAGCCCTCGGGCTGGGCGTGCTGCCCTGGTCACCGTTGGGGCGCGGGGTGCTGACCGGCAAGTACCGCAACGGCCGACCGGCCGACTCCCGGGCGGCCTCACCGCACTTCGAACGGTTCGTCGCGACCTACCTGGAGCCGCGCTGCTCCAGCATCGTGGAGGCGGTCGCCACCGCAGCGGGTGGTCTCGGTGTCTCACCGCTGGAGGTCGCGCTGGCCTGGATCCGCGACCGGCCCGGGGTCGTCGCGCCGATCCTCGGCGCACGCACCGTGGGGCAGCTGCTCGGCGCGCTCCAGGTCGAACAGATGACCCTGCCGGAGGAGATCACGACGGCCCTCAACGACGTCTCCGCGGTGCCGGTCGGCTACCCGGAACGCGACGGCTGA
- a CDS encoding ATP-dependent Clp protease ATP-binding subunit: protein MIGPGDFGSDPWDEFLARYFGRGEGGRRPAHRVDITRLMTADAREMLADAARRAAERHSSDLDTDHLLWAALQRESLRELVRRAGAEPDTLLNALGGRGEGAPGGEVPPNLSLTPAAKRALLDAHQLSRAMGANYIGPEHILMALPLNPESPAGRMLAAGRIQPESLQAAGAERGPSSAPRPDRGTPTLDQYGQDLTDLAQNDQIDPVIGRADEIEQAVEILSRRTKNNPVLIGEAGVGKTAIVEGLAERICDGDVPQTLLGKRVVQLDLAGLVAGTRYRGDFEERLKKVIDEIRTHREELIVFLDEIHTLVGAGGAGSEGGMDASNMLKPALARGELRVIGATTLDEFRRTIEKDAALARRFQPVFVPEPSVEDTVAILRGLRDRYEAHHQVRFTDEALVVAAELSDRYVTDRYLPDKAIDLMDQAGARVRLRTRTPASDVRELETQLDEVRRDKEQAVADEQYEKASTLRDRIAEFEARIRQARGDEGATNHVPQVGPHEIAEVVSRATGIPVQQLTEEERDRLLRLEGHLHEKVVGQDDAVNAVAEAVRRSRTGLADPERPMGSFLFLGPTGVGKTELARALAEALFGEADRMVRVDMSEFQERHTVSRLVGAPPGYVGYEEAGQLTEAVRRRPYAVVLLDEIEKAHPDVFNILLQVLDDGRLTDSQGRTVNFKNTVLIMTSNLGSELITGTQRAVGFGAGAAGGESDELRERLLRRLQENFRPEFLNRIDEVIIFRRLEAEQLRQITELLLGETRRRLHAQDIDVEITTAGIDWLAEHGYQPEFGARPLRRVIQREVDTQLSRMLLESAVSPGQRVVVDARDGQLTIDVAEDGGYTAAATTHPR, encoded by the coding sequence ATGATAGGACCCGGTGACTTCGGCTCCGACCCGTGGGACGAGTTCCTGGCCCGGTACTTCGGCCGGGGCGAGGGTGGGCGCCGGCCCGCGCACCGGGTCGATATCACCCGGCTGATGACCGCCGACGCCCGAGAGATGCTCGCCGACGCGGCCCGTCGCGCCGCCGAGCGGCACAGCAGCGACCTGGACACCGATCACCTGCTCTGGGCGGCCCTGCAGCGGGAGTCGCTGCGTGAACTGGTTCGGCGTGCCGGCGCAGAACCCGACACCCTGCTCAACGCCCTCGGCGGGCGGGGCGAGGGGGCGCCGGGCGGCGAGGTCCCGCCGAACCTGTCCCTCACCCCGGCGGCCAAGCGGGCGTTGCTCGACGCCCACCAGCTGTCCCGGGCCATGGGCGCCAACTACATCGGGCCGGAGCACATCCTGATGGCATTGCCGCTGAACCCGGAGTCACCCGCCGGCCGGATGCTCGCCGCCGGCCGCATCCAGCCGGAGTCGTTGCAGGCGGCCGGCGCCGAGCGTGGCCCGTCGTCCGCGCCGCGGCCGGACCGGGGCACCCCCACTCTCGACCAGTACGGCCAGGATCTCACCGACCTTGCCCAGAACGATCAGATCGACCCGGTCATCGGCCGAGCCGACGAGATCGAGCAGGCGGTCGAGATCCTGTCCCGGCGGACCAAGAACAACCCGGTGCTGATCGGTGAGGCCGGCGTCGGCAAGACCGCCATCGTGGAGGGGCTCGCGGAGCGTATCTGCGACGGCGACGTGCCACAGACCCTGCTCGGCAAGCGGGTTGTCCAGCTCGACCTGGCCGGCCTGGTCGCCGGTACCCGCTACCGCGGGGACTTCGAGGAACGACTGAAGAAGGTCATCGACGAGATCCGGACCCACCGGGAGGAGCTGATCGTCTTCCTCGATGAGATCCACACCCTGGTCGGTGCGGGTGGGGCGGGCAGCGAGGGCGGCATGGACGCGTCCAACATGCTCAAGCCGGCGTTGGCCCGCGGTGAGCTTCGGGTGATCGGCGCGACCACCCTGGACGAGTTTCGCAGGACCATCGAGAAGGACGCCGCGCTGGCCCGCCGCTTCCAGCCGGTCTTCGTGCCCGAGCCCAGCGTCGAGGACACGGTCGCCATCCTGCGTGGGCTTCGCGACCGTTACGAGGCACACCACCAGGTCCGGTTCACCGACGAGGCCCTGGTCGTCGCGGCCGAACTGTCCGATCGTTACGTCACCGACCGCTACCTACCGGACAAGGCGATCGACCTGATGGACCAGGCCGGCGCAAGGGTCCGGCTGCGCACCCGTACCCCGGCCTCGGACGTGCGCGAGTTGGAGACCCAACTCGATGAGGTACGCCGGGACAAGGAGCAGGCCGTCGCCGACGAGCAGTACGAGAAGGCATCCACACTGCGCGACCGGATCGCCGAGTTCGAGGCGCGGATCCGGCAGGCTCGCGGTGACGAGGGCGCCACCAACCACGTGCCGCAGGTGGGGCCGCACGAGATCGCCGAGGTGGTCTCCCGGGCCACCGGCATTCCTGTGCAACAGCTCACCGAGGAAGAGCGGGATCGGCTGCTGCGGCTGGAGGGGCACCTGCACGAGAAGGTCGTTGGTCAGGACGACGCGGTCAACGCGGTCGCCGAGGCGGTGCGCCGCTCCCGGACCGGGCTGGCGGACCCGGAGCGGCCGATGGGCAGCTTCCTCTTTCTCGGCCCCACCGGTGTCGGTAAGACCGAACTGGCGAGGGCGCTTGCCGAGGCGCTGTTCGGTGAGGCCGACCGGATGGTGCGGGTCGACATGAGCGAGTTCCAGGAGCGGCACACGGTCAGTCGGCTGGTCGGTGCACCGCCGGGCTACGTTGGGTACGAGGAGGCCGGGCAGCTCACCGAGGCAGTGCGTCGCCGCCCCTACGCGGTGGTGCTGCTGGACGAGATCGAAAAGGCGCACCCGGACGTGTTCAACATCCTGCTCCAGGTGCTCGACGACGGCCGACTCACCGACAGCCAGGGTCGGACGGTGAACTTCAAGAACACCGTATTGATCATGACGAGTAACCTCGGCTCGGAGCTGATCACCGGCACCCAGCGGGCGGTCGGATTCGGTGCCGGGGCTGCCGGCGGGGAGAGCGACGAACTCCGAGAACGGCTGTTGCGTCGGCTCCAGGAGAACTTCCGTCCGGAGTTTCTCAATCGCATCGACGAGGTCATCATCTTCCGCCGCCTCGAGGCCGAGCAACTGCGGCAGATCACCGAGTTGCTGCTGGGGGAGACCCGCCGTCGGTTGCACGCACAGGACATCGACGTCGAGATCACCACGGCCGGCATCGACTGGCTCGCCGAGCACGGCTACCAGCCCGAGTTCGGTGCCCGTCCGTTGCGCCGGGTCATCCAGCGCGAGGTGGACACCCAGTTGTCCCGGATGCTGCTGGAGTCAGCGGTGTCGCCGGGCCAGCGTGTCGTGGTGGACGCCCGCGACGGCCAGCTCACCATCGACGTCGCCGAGGACGGTGGCTACACCGCGGCCGCCACCACGCATCCCCGTTGA
- a CDS encoding M20/M25/M40 family metallo-hydrolase: MTSDAARTEPAPTDEVVDLCRDLLRIDTTNTGDNDTSVGERHAAEYVAEKLAEVGVDSVLYESAPRRANLVARIPGVDRARPGLLVHGHLDVVPADADEWSVHPFSGELRDGYLWGRGAIDMKDFDAMMLAVVRHWQRTGYQPPRDLVLAFTADEEAGSEYGAHFLVQRHPDLFAGCTEGIGEVGGFSYSVNESQRLYLIETAQKGIDWLRLHARGRPGHGSMVHDDNAVTALAEAVTRIGRHRFPVVVTDTVRAFLDEVSQALGIELDPDDPEAAIGKLGPIANLIGATVRNTANPTRLAAGYKDNVIPGRATATIDCRSLPGQSQLLERQLRELVGPDLDIEYLQRQPALETTFDGDLVEAMSIALRAEDPGARPVPYMLSGGTDAKAFAQLGIRCFGFAPLRLPADLNFSALFHGIDERVPVDGLQFGVRVLDRFLRIC; this comes from the coding sequence ATGACGAGCGACGCCGCCCGCACCGAACCCGCGCCCACCGACGAGGTCGTCGACCTCTGCCGCGACCTGCTGCGCATCGACACCACCAACACCGGCGACAACGACACCAGCGTCGGGGAACGCCACGCGGCAGAATACGTGGCGGAGAAGCTCGCCGAGGTCGGTGTCGACTCGGTGCTCTACGAGTCCGCACCCCGCCGCGCCAACCTGGTCGCCCGCATCCCCGGCGTCGACCGGGCCCGGCCCGGCCTGCTCGTGCACGGTCACCTGGATGTGGTGCCAGCCGACGCCGACGAGTGGTCGGTCCATCCGTTCTCGGGCGAGCTGCGGGACGGCTACCTCTGGGGTCGCGGCGCGATCGACATGAAGGACTTCGACGCGATGATGCTGGCGGTGGTGCGGCACTGGCAGCGGACCGGGTACCAGCCTCCCCGGGACCTGGTGCTGGCGTTCACCGCCGACGAGGAGGCCGGCAGTGAGTACGGAGCGCACTTTCTGGTGCAGCGCCACCCGGACCTGTTCGCGGGCTGCACCGAGGGGATCGGTGAGGTCGGTGGCTTCTCGTACTCGGTGAACGAGAGCCAGCGGCTGTACCTGATCGAGACCGCCCAGAAGGGCATCGACTGGCTGCGGCTGCACGCCAGGGGGCGGCCGGGCCACGGCTCGATGGTGCACGACGACAACGCCGTCACCGCCCTCGCCGAGGCGGTGACCCGAATCGGCCGGCACCGCTTCCCGGTCGTGGTCACCGACACCGTACGTGCGTTCCTCGACGAGGTGTCCCAGGCGCTCGGAATCGAGCTCGACCCGGACGACCCGGAAGCGGCCATCGGCAAGCTCGGCCCGATCGCCAACCTCATCGGCGCGACCGTCCGCAACACGGCCAACCCGACCCGGCTCGCTGCCGGCTACAAGGACAACGTCATCCCCGGGCGGGCCACCGCCACCATCGACTGCCGTAGCCTGCCGGGCCAGTCGCAGCTGTTGGAGCGGCAACTGCGTGAGTTGGTCGGCCCGGACCTCGACATCGAATACCTCCAGCGTCAGCCCGCGCTGGAAACCACCTTCGATGGTGACCTGGTCGAGGCGATGTCCATCGCGCTGCGCGCCGAGGATCCAGGGGCCCGGCCGGTGCCGTACATGCTCTCCGGCGGCACCGATGCGAAGGCATTCGCGCAGCTGGGTATCCGTTGCTTCGGTTTCGCGCCGCTGCGCCTGCCCGCTGACCTGAACTTCTCCGCGCTGTTCCATGGCATCGACGAGCGAGTTCCGGTGGACGGACTACAGTTCGGCGTGCGGGTTCTCGACCGGTTCCTCCGCATCTGCTGA